From the genome of uncultured Bacteroides sp.:
TTACTACTAACCAATAATATTATCAACAATTCACATATAATTTCATTCACACTTATTTTCATATTTTTCTCTATAAAAATCTAGTATTTGTATTTATCACAAAAGACATATTCCTTACTTAATATAGTAATATTTTAATAAATACAATAAATAGATAGTTAATACAAAGGTTACAAAACAAAAAAAAATCTATTAAATATAAATATAACACACGCGTAAAAACATAACAATAAATTTAAACACACAAATATATATCATTTTTTACCTTAATCATGAAAAATTTATATTTTAATAACATTTACAATTTTAAAAACAATAAAATCATACTATATATAGTGAATCAAATAAATAAATTATCAAATCACACATACTATAAAACACTAATATTCAACATAATAAACAACAAAAGCTTCCTACAAAAATATTAATCAGTAGAATTTATAAAAACACAATAAAAAGAATACCGATTTAAATCAATCATTATATTTTTAGATTTCAGAACACTTACATAGTTATAAAGATAAAAATTAGATATCTTTATATAAAGATATCTAATTCATAATTATAAATTAAGGAATAATATCATCATAGCAACAATAAGATTATTATAGACATAAGTTATTTATTAAAAATAAAAAATAGTTCACTATTAAATAAAAATGCAAGTAATGTTTAAAAAACAAAACTAAATGTAGTTCAACGTCCATTTATATTTTTTTTAAAAAATTAAACTAGGCATTTTTATCATAAAATCATAAACAAATTAAGATAAATTTATATACCTTTGAATCCTCAAGCTAAACACAGAAATATGCTACGAGAAATCTCTTTAGAAGCCAACAAAAATGAGTATTTAAGCAACATTATTAAAAGATATGGTTATAATGCTTTACCGACGAATGTTATTCTAAATAAGCAGCTACCGGGACTGGGTGCTACACACTGCGAAATCATGGCCGAGCGCGATTCTATCATTATTGAACCAAATGTGCCAGTTATACAGTCGAAGGCAAAAAAACATCCTAAGGTTTTAGGGGTATATGCCGGGGTAAAGGATAAAGAAATAAGTGATTATTTTGAAAAACAAACCAAAAACAGAAAGATTATCACTACTCCGGAGAGTTTTTCACGAATAAAGCGTGTGTTTAGCGAACTGAATATTAATATTTGGGAAGATTTTTTCTTGCTCTTTGATGAATGTGAGAAGCTGGTGCAGGACATTAACTATCGGGAGAGTATTGAGGACCCAATGGATGATTTTTTTAAATTCAAACAGAAAGCGTTGGTTTCTGCCACTCCTATTGCTACTGACGATCCACGACTGGAAAAGCAGGGATTTGCAAACCTGATTATTCGCCCTAATTATCCGTACAAAAAAGAATTCACTCTGATTACCACAAATAACATTGCCGAATCTTTATCGGAAACTGTTGCACCACTCAAAGGGAAGGTTTGCATTTTTACCAATTCAATTGATACCATCGACTCTCTTTATCGGGATATCCCCGCTCTGAGAAAAAGTATAACTTTCTGCAGTCCTGACGGTACTAAAAAATTATATGACTGGAAGAACCGAAAGTCTGAAGTGTTTATCACCGAGCTGACCCAATACAATTTCTTCACGGCGCGCTTCTTCTCTGCCGTTGATATTGACTGCCCCCACAAGCCGCATGTGGTTATGATATCCGATCTTTACGGTGCACCGCAATCAGTAATTGACCCTGCTACGGAAGCTATTCAGATTGTGGGGCGTTTCCGCAACGGCGTTAAGAGCGTTACACATATTACTAGTATAAATACGAAAATGGAATGTATGAATTCCAGGGAGACAAAGGATTATATTGAGGGAGCAGATGCACAGTACCGTAAGTGGGACAAGGAGAGAGAAGCTTCTCGCAGCGAAGGACAACGAGCAATGCTTCAGGAGGCAATGCTAAACTGCAGTTATAAGCAATATCTCACCCTGAAAGGGGAGCAGAATCCGTTTAAGATTGCAAACTTCTACGAAGATCAGCGGGTGAAACGGCTATATACTTCGGGTGAGCTGTTAAGCAATAATTATAAGAAAAGTGGGTTCTTTGAAGTAACATACAAAAGAGAATCTCACTTATTCAGCGATGAGGACAGACTGGCAATGCATAGGGCTATTACAAAGAAAGGAAGAGCCTCTCTACTACTGATGAATTTGGAAAAAATTAATTATCTGCGATTATCGGCCAATACGAACCAGCGAAGAAAACATGAGAATATTTTGGCAAAACTGATTACAAATCAGGCAGCTAGCGCACTTTACGACTGCTACATTAAGTTTGGTGCTGAGTTTGTACGTGGAACGGAGTTTAATGAGAAAACAATAGCCAGAGCATTAAACCGGAAACAGGATTTGACAATACGAAATTCCAGAGAATTTAAATCTATACTGCAGCAAAAGATCGTAGTGGGTAAAAGATATACCAGCAAGGAGCTTCAGGCTATTTATTTGTCTGTTTGCAAGGATAATGAAATGTTCGTTTATAAAAGCAAACCCACAAAAGAATTAGAACAGTTCTTCGAACTAAAACCTATAAGAGTGAATAATTTAAGAATGTTAGAAGTCGTAAATATTAAGGACAACAAGGGCAAAAACTAAGAAAATACTGCCAAAAAAAAGAGCAACTTATAACTATACAAATTGTCCAGGTATTTCAATTCAAAGAGCTAACATTCTATTAACCAGCAATTTCCAGTTCAAAATCGCAAGGTATAAAAAGATGTATTTTCCTGGATCAATTTTATGCAAAAGTGGCTTTGTTTTCATGAAGAAAAAATAGTTATCTTTGTCCACAACTTATACATTCAAGAAACAATACTCCGAATAAAAGAGCGATGGCAAAACAGAAATATTATGTGGTTTGGGAAGGTGTTACGCCGGGAATTTATACTTCCTGGAACGAATGTCAGCTTCAGATAAAGGGTTACGAAGGTGCAAAATATAAATCTTTCGAGTCCAAAGAAGAGGCTGAACGAGCCTATGCCTCCTCTCCTTACGCATATATTGGTAAACAGGCCAAAGCGTCTGCACCGAAAGTGCTTCCGGCTAACATAATTAAACAGAGCCTGGCTGTAGACGCTGCTTGCAGCGGAAACCCGGGAGCTATGGAATACAGGGGGGTATATATTGAAACAGGAGAAGAGATTTTTCATTTTGGCCCGATGAAGGGAACAAACAACATCGGCGAATTTCTTGCTTTGGCTCATGGCCTGGCACTGCTCAAACAAAAAGAACTCAAAATTCCTATCTACAGCGACAGCGTAAATGCTATAAGTTGGGTGAAACAAAAGAAATGCAAAACCAAGCTGCCCCGTACTCCGGAAACCGAAGAGTTA
Proteins encoded in this window:
- a CDS encoding ribonuclease H family protein, whose amino-acid sequence is MAKQKYYVVWEGVTPGIYTSWNECQLQIKGYEGAKYKSFESKEEAERAYASSPYAYIGKQAKASAPKVLPANIIKQSLAVDAACSGNPGAMEYRGVYIETGEEIFHFGPMKGTNNIGEFLALAHGLALLKQKELKIPIYSDSVNAISWVKQKKCKTKLPRTPETEELFQIIERAENWLKNNKFSNRIIKWETKEWGEIPADFGRK